The following coding sequences lie in one Arachis hypogaea cultivar Tifrunner chromosome 9, arahy.Tifrunner.gnm2.J5K5, whole genome shotgun sequence genomic window:
- the LOC112710812 gene encoding ATP-dependent DNA helicase Q-like SIM yields MGASNLSFDQVLVEMLEMGFEYSSIVEAIKTVGLSIPNVVEHILTAGSGSGRATTSSKASTTTIQPSKFRAPHGKALKRKALSSTSQVRQSSILDHFHTNDKSTVCNKIHDVAIVDLEMVNEHDEPISEMPDDVTVMPGQIVTAPMENFVVMSDWETRVGGLLQKHFGILCLKSFQKEALNAWAAHKDCLVLAATGSGKSLCFQVPALLTGKVVVVISPLISLMHDQCLKLARHGVSACFLGSGQPDNTVEKKAMRGMYSIIYVCPETVLRLIQPLQKLAESRGIALFAIDEVHCVSKWGHDFRPDYSRLSVLRENFSTSKLKFLEFDIPLMALTATATHRVQEDILKSLRMSKETIFVLTSFFRSNLRFMVKHSGTSQAFYEKDFHELIKVYGSKLNSNKNKKAFISKDSDDVSSSSGAAGISDNDDVSPYDVDNNHDDYGGRDVNVIHSGNTDNLVKGKELSVEFLENDNDDCQSVDDWDVTCGEFCSQYRPKDWELSEIHDPPKEPEGSLKVLKGPLEQGLAIIYVPTRKETLKIAKYLCKFGVKAAAYNAALPKSHLRRVHKEFHENTIEVVVATIAFGMGIDKPNVRRIIHYGWPQSLEAYYQEAGRAGRDGKLADCILFANLARVPSLLPSRRSEDQTKQAYIMLSDCFRYGMNTSCCRAKTLVEYFGEEFSHRKCLLCDVCVDGPPQRQNMKDEACILLQTIAASHACSYSMDFSYDDDVHLEYGYGRRGERSCLKNIVGKIREQSQKFLNTDILLWRGLSRILEAKGYIREGDDKTHVQIKFPEPTKLGLEFIRSMSEEAFYVYPEADMLLAAKTHKPHSSLPYSSFSEWGKGWADPEIRRQRLERMQVNKKPETLRSPRKRRKRKANKMKHDMRTSRGRLEAKLTKYK; encoded by the exons ATGGGTGCCAGTAACTTATCCTTCGACCAAGTGCTTGTGGAAATGCTTGAAATGGGTTTTGAGTATTCCAGCATTGTAGAAGCCATTAAAACAGTGGGTTTGTCTATTCCCAATGTTGTGGAGCATATCTTGACGGCTGGTAGTGGTAGTGGTAGAGCTACAACCAGCTCCAAAGCTTCCACTACCACCATACAGCCTTCGAAATTTCGTGCTCCTCATGGAAAAGCACTCAAGAGAAAAGCTTTGTCCTCGACCAGCCAAGTTCGGCAGTCGAGCATATTAGACCATTTTCATACCAATGATAAGTCCACTGTGTGCAATAAGATACATGATGTGGCAATTGTTGATCTAGAAATGGTGAATGAGCACGATGAGCCTATCTCTGAAATGCCTGATGATGTGACCGTGATGCCGGGGCAAATTGTAACTGCTCCAATGGAAAATTTCGTTGTTATGTCTGATTGGGAGACGAGAGTTGGTGGTCTCTTACAGAAGCATTTTGGGATTTTGTGTTTGAAGAGTTTTCAGAAGGAAGCGCTGAACGCATGGGCAGCTCATAAGGACTGCCTTGTCCTTGCTGCAACAGGATCTG GGAAATCATTGTGCTTTCAGGTTCCTGCATTGTTAACTGGGAAAGTGGTGGTTGTGATATCCCCATTAATAAGCTTGATGCATGATCAATGCTTAAAGCTAGCAAGACATGGAGTCAGCGCTTGCTTTCTTGGGTCTGGGCAACCTGACAATACTGTTGAAAAGAAAGCAATGAGAGGCATGTACAGCATAATATATGTTTGTCCAGAGACTGTCCTAAG ATTAATACAACCACTGCAGAAGCTTGCAGAAAGTCGTGGTATTGCATTGTTCGCAATTGATGAGGTGCATTGTGTTTCTAAATGGGGTCATGATTTCCGTCCAGACTATAG CCGATTATCTGTGCTGAGGGAAAATTTCAGTACCAGCAAACTTAAATTCCTGGAATTTGACATACCTTTGATGGCCTTGACAGCTACAGCTACACACAGAGTTcaagaagatattttaaaatcattaCGCATGTCAAAGGAAACAATTTTTGTGCTTACATCTTTTTTTCGATCTAATTTACGCTTCATG GTAAAGCACAGTGGAACTTCACAAGCCTTTTATGAGAAAGATTTTCATGAATTGATCAAAGTATATGGTAGCAAGCTAAattccaataaaaataaaaaggcttTCATCTCAAAGGACTCGGATGATGTTTCCAGCAGCTCTGGTGCTGCTGGAATCTCTGATAATGATGATGTTTCTCCTTATGATGTGGATAACAACCATGATGATTATGGTGGCAGAGACGTTAATGTAATACACTCAGGAAACACAGACAATCTTGTAAAGGGAAAAGAGTTGTCTGTCGAGTTTCTGGAAAATGACAACGATGACTGTCAAAGCGTGGATGACTGGGATG TTACCTGTGGTGAATTTTGTTCTCAATATCGTCCGAAGGACTGGGAGTTATCTGAGATACATGATCCACCCAAGGAACCAGAAGGAAGTCTGAAAGTACTTAAAGGTCCTTTGGAGCAAGGACTGGCAATCATATATGTACCAACGAGAAAAGAAACGCTGAAAATTGCAAAGTATCTATGCAAGTTTGGCGTGAAGGCTGCTGCCTATAATGCAGCG CTGCCCAAATCACATCTAAGAAGGGTTCACAAAGAATTTCATGAAAATACCATAGAG GTTGTTGTTGCAACAATAGCATTTGGCATGGGGATTGACAAGCCAAATGTCAGAAGAATCATCCACTATGGTTGGCCACAG AGTTTGGAAGCCTACTACCAAGAAGCTGGTCGGGCTGGTCGAGATGGGAAATTAGCAGACTGCA TTCTATTTGCAAACCTAGCGAGAGTTCCATCACTTTTGCCTAGTCGAAGAAGTGAAGATCAGACAAAACAAGCATATATCATGTTGTCTGACTGTTTCAG ATACGGAATGAACACGTCATGCTGTCGAGCAAAGACACTTGTGGAATACTTTGGAGAGGAATTCAGTCATAGAAAATGTCTCTT ATGTGATGTGTGTGTTGATGGACCGCCTCAAAGGCAGAATATGAAAGACGAGGCGTGTATATTACTACAAACTATTGCTGCTAGTCAT GCATGTAGTTATTCCATGGATTTTTCATATGATGATGATGTACATCTTGAATATGGATATGGAAGACGTGGAGAGAGGTCATGTCTTAAGAATATTGTCGGAAAGATACGGGAGCAG TCTCAAAAGTTTCTAAACACTGATATATTATTGTGGAGAGGTCTCTCTCGGATTTTGGAAGCTAAAGGATACATCAGGGAGGGAGATGACAAG ACCCATGTTCAGATAAAATTTCCGGAGCCAACAAAATTGGGATTGGAATTTATCAGGTCCATGAGTGAAGAAGCTTTCTATGTTTACCCAGAGGCAGATATGTTGCTTGCAGCAAAAACTCACAAACCGCATTCCTCATTACCATACTCCTCATTCTCTGAATGGGGTAAAGGTTGGGCTGATCCTGAGATCCGTCGCCAGCGTCTGGAAAGAATGCAAGTCAATAAAAAGCCAGAGACGCTGAGAAGTCCCAGGAAACGTCGAAAGAGAAAAGCCAATAAAATGAAACACGATATGAGGACTTCTCGAGGAAGACTTGAAGCAAAACTCACAAAATATAAGTGA
- the LOC112710813 gene encoding autophagy-related protein 18a, with protein sequence MSDTQQTLMPLHSPDPDDNDESPPNQPQPASPDPTRTGTGTGTAIATAPSLLHLSFNQDSGCFAAGTDRGFRIYNCDPFREIFRRDFGPGGGTSLVHMLFRCNILAFVGGGPDPRHPPNKVMIWDDHQSRCIGELSFRSEVKGVCLRRDRIVVVLAHKIFVYNFADLKVLHQIETIANPKGLCEVSHLSGTMVLACPGLQKGQVRVEHYASKRTKFIMAHDSRITCFSLTQDGRLLATASSKGTLVRVFNTLDGSLLQEVRRGADRAEIYSLAFSPTAQWLAVSSDKGTVHVFNLKVDSGLLGLDRSNSSSESNPSSPTAVSSLKFMKGVLPKYFSSEWSVAQFRLQEGLQHIVAFGHQKNTIVILGMDGSFYRCQFDSANGGEMTQLEYYNFLKTDETF encoded by the exons ATGTCCGACACCCAACAAACCCTAATGCCCCTTCACTCCCCCGACCCCGACGATAACGACGAATCCCCTCCTAACCAACCCCAACCCGCATCCCCTGACCCAACCCGAACCGGAACCGGAACCGGAACCGCCATCGCCACCGCCCCTTCCCTCCTCCACCTCTCCTTCAACCAAGACTCTGGCTGCTTCGCCGCCGGCACCGACCGCGGCTTCCGCATCTACAACTGCGATCCTTTCCGCGAGATATTCCGCCGTGACTTCGGCCCAGGCGGCGGCACCTCTCTCGTTCACATGCTCTTCCGGTGCAACATCCTCGCCTTCGTCGGCGGCGGACCTGACCCTCGCCACCCTCCGAACAAGGTCATGATCTGGGACGACCACCAGTCGCGGTGCATTGGCGAGCTCTCATTCCGCTCCGAGGTCAAAGGCGTTTGCCTCCGAAGAGACCGAATCGTTGTAGTTCTCGCGCACAAGATTTTCGTGTACAATTTTGCCGACCTGAAGGTTCTTCACCAAATTGAGACAATTGCGAACCCTAAGGGTTTGTGCGAGGTTTCGCACTTGTCCGGGACGATGGTTCTTGCGTGCCCTGGGTTGCAGAAGGGGCAGGTTAGAGTTGAGCATTACGCCTCAAAGAGGACAAAATTCATCATGGCTCATGACTCGAGGATCACGTGCTTCTCGCTCACGCAGGATGGGAGGTTGCTCGCTACTGCAAGCAGTAAAGGAACCTTGGTGAGGGTTTTCAATACGTTAGATGGGTCCTTGTTGCAAGAG GTGCGGAGAGGTGCAGACCGTGCGGAAATATACAGCCTTGCCTTCTCTCCTACTGCACAGTGGCTAGCTGTTTCGAGTGATAAGGGGACCGTTCATGTCTTCAACTTAAAGGTTGATTCTGGACTTTTGGGGCTTGACAGATCGAATAGTTCATCCGAGTCAAATCCTAGTTCCCCAACAGCTGTTTCATCTCTTAAATTTATGAaag GTGTTTTACCCAAGTACTTTAGCTCAGAGTGGTCTGTGGCTCAGTTTCGCCTGCAGGAAGGTTTGCAGCATATTGTTGCCTTTGGCCATCAAAAGAATACTATTGTTATACTAGGCATGGATGGCAG CTTTTATCGATGCCAGTTTGATTCTGCAAATGGAGGAGAGATGACACAACTTGAATATTACAATTTCCTCAAGACAGATGAGACATTCTAA